Genomic window (Sphingosinicella microcystinivorans):
ACTTCAGCGACGGGAGACTCTTCAGTGAAAGCCCTCTTGCTCTCTTCGGCGGACGGTCCCGCCTCGGCGGCGCTTCAGGATGTCGAGACGCCCGCGCCGCGCGCGGGCGAAGCCGCCGTCGCGCTGCGGGCGGCCTCGCTCAACCACCGCGAGCTGTGGATTTCCCGCGGCCTTTACCCGGGGATGACGCTGCCGACGATCCTCGGCGCCGACGGGTCCGGCATCGTCACTGCTGTCGGCGAGGGCGTGGACCCCGCCCTCGTCGGCCGGGAAACCGTCCTCTATCCGGCGCAGCACTGGGGCGAGAACGAAGCGTTCCCAAGCGACCGGTTCGGCCTGCTCGGTATGCCGGGGCCGGGAACCATCGCCGAGACGATCTGCGTGCCCGTGGAAAACGTCTTCGCCAAGCCCGCACACCTCTCCCACACACAGGCCGCGGCGCTTCCCGTCGCGGCGCTGACCGCGTTCCGGGGCCTGACCGTGAAGGCGAACGTGAAAACGGGCGACACCGTGCTCGTCACCGGGATCGGCGGCGGCGTGGCGACCTTCGCGCTGTTCTTCGCCAAGGCGCTGGGCGCGCGGGTTTTCGTGACCAGCGGTTCGGAAGCCACGCTCGAAGCGGCCCGCGCGCACGGTGCGGACGGCGCGTTCAACTACCGCGACGAAAGCTGGGGCAAGGCCCTGCGCAAGGCCGCCGGCGCGATCGACGTCGTTTTCGACGGCGCCCCGGCCTCAGCATTTTCAGGCTATGCGCGCACGCTGGCGATGGGCGCGCGCGTCGTGCTCTACGGATCGACGGGCGGCCCGAACTTCACGGCCGCCGCGCCCGACCTGTTCCTGCGCCACGCGTCCGTTATCGGAACCGCAATGGGCAGCCCGGCCGATTTCGGCGCGATGCTGGACTTCGTTTCGGCG
Coding sequences:
- a CDS encoding zinc-binding dehydrogenase, which encodes MKALLLSSADGPASAALQDVETPAPRAGEAAVALRAASLNHRELWISRGLYPGMTLPTILGADGSGIVTAVGEGVDPALVGRETVLYPAQHWGENEAFPSDRFGLLGMPGPGTIAETICVPVENVFAKPAHLSHTQAAALPVAALTAFRGLTVKANVKTGDTVLVTGIGGGVATFALFFAKALGARVFVTSGSEATLEAARAHGADGAFNYRDESWGKALRKAAGAIDVVFDGAPASAFSGYARTLAMGARVVLYGSTGGPNFTAAAPDLFLRHASVIGTAMGSPADFGAMLDFVSAHRLAPVIDRTFPFAEARDALLYLENGHHFGKVVVEMPAGG